The following coding sequences are from one Plasmodium coatneyi strain Hackeri chromosome 11, complete sequence window:
- a CDS encoding Variable surface protein Vir7-like protein gives MYNELVQKANSKNNVSCNGDFKDRIKGVGIDETTVNKIMRVFCYMYGMSRDEDEGGKWCKATYYWIGEMLSEKLEDFKFQVTMTKCYNEMKKGKAQHGCEFIYSYPNTKVFQALKKVFDFKKDEDTLRKQLQGGGETKMCTPGYRKHLEDIEEAYEILKSECEDLTMREWYKPFTTEYGGYQNKGKLNLTCTKVDDQSPGSSGPGSTGTWKPGSSGPGTIGSEDGGSGVVPAAVSGGLAAVGLPALAYFFYKYKSHPFLFFLKGNNSSSGGSRRKRSAIRREFNKFDDDDDYTSTTEYDSTNSSEYSIPYSTSSSTR, from the coding sequence ATGTATAATGAATTGGTTCAAAAGGccaatagtaaaaataatgtaaGTTGCAATGGGGACTTTAAAGACAGAATAAAGGGGGTCGGGATAGATGAAACTACTGTAAATAAGATTATGAGAGTATTCTGTTACATGTATGGAATGAGTCGTGATGAAGATGAAGGTGGAAAATGGTGTAAAGCCActtattattggataggggaaATGTTATCTGAAAAATTGGAGGATTTTAAATTTCAAGTTACCATGACTAAATGTTATAAtgaaatgaagaagggaaaagcgCAACATGGGTGTGAGTTCATATACTCCTATCCTAATACAAAAGTATTCCAAGCATTGAAGAAAGTGTTCGATTTTAAGAAGGACGAAGATACACTAAGGAAACAACTTcaaggaggaggggaaacGAAGATGTGTACTCCAGGATATCGGAAACATCTGGAAGATATAGAGGAAGCCTATGAAATATTAAAGAGCGAATGTGAGGACCTAACTATGAGAGAATGGTATAAACCATTCACCACGGAATATGGGGGTTACCAGAATAAGGGGAAGCTGAATTTGACATGCACAAAAGTGGATGACCAGTCTCCAGGTTCCTCTGGACCCGGTAGTactggaacctggaaacCTGGTTCCTCCGGTCCTGGCACTATAGGTTCCGAAGATGGTGGAAGTGGTGTGgttcctgctgctgtgtctggtggacttgctgcagtaggattacctgccttagcatactttttttacaagtataaatcacaccccttcctcttcttccttaaggggaataactcctcttctggaggaagcagaaggaaaagatctGCCATTAGGAGAGAGTTTAATAAgtttgatgatgacgacgactACACCTCAACAACGGAATATGATTCAACTaattcgtccgaatattccATCCCATACAGCACTTCATCATCCACCAGATGA
- a CDS encoding KIR protein, whose translation MSNPNEPLTKQDLSWLLPLNKKYYGDFNDGVDCCLELGDDTANGIRDMLYTETKTKKYANNIVEAWCCAYKEKKRGTPQDDTPCRFLYYWIGNKVLPDRTNSSWGEIMDAIYNELKDPQKRDTCKIIYSDIDQTTFAHMNKLYDYYKGYDKIKEHLQFRDSRCDKGFHDYLEELFSAERYMYGICDGSNTKQYCKDFRSMKEKEGYKDLLDKKCTVPKPSAGDDFHVGVAPGVGVAPGVGVGAGIPGLGVPGAGVPGAVSPAAAVSSRGSDGTPFSKHLPSRTDFYDKFELPPKNKCNYGNIKSGNWETELRSKIKVFNGIQALESLIANAYCRASTMKKQSPTHDNTPCYFFYHWVGKEIRGSLQGHALSNVLQQIYDTLRNVNGEHKCEVNYKDVDNDDKDTFNHRKKVFENYHDFNTVKGMLHKDDPGCEQKLLVYQTEVTEACKAVKDYCLPRGKGSGGQYCQEFEGKYREFCEEKLSELKCTAVYSEKSIAPAISGTIATTTVGLGTVAFFLYKVIITSKEYRQYN comes from the exons ATGTCAAATCCTAACGAGCCATTGACG AAGCAAGATTTGAGTTGGTTGCTACCCCTGAACAAGAAATATTATGGAGATTTTAATGACGGAGTTGACTGCTGCTTGGAGTTAGGTGATGATACTGCGAATGGCATAAGGGACATGTTATATACAGAAACTAAGactaaaaaatatgccaatAACATTGTGGAAGCCTGGTGTTGTGCGtacaaagagaagaaaaggggaactccACAGGATGATACACCTTGCCGTTTTCTATATTACTGGATAGGGAATAAGGTACTTCCGGATAGGACGAATAGTTCATGGGGAGAAATTATGGACGCCATTTATAACGAACTCAAAGATCCTCAAAAACGGGACACTTGTAAAATTATTTACTCTGACATAGACCAAACCACTTTTGCCCACATGAACAAATTATATGATTACTATAAAGGCtatgataaaataaaggagcaTTTACAATTCCGTGATTCCCGTTGTGATAAAGGCTTTCACGATTACCTGGAGGAACTTTTCTCGGCGGAGAGGTACATGTATGGCATATGTGATGGAAGCAATACTAAGCAATATTGTAAGGACTTCAGGagtatgaaggaaaaggaggggtATAAGGATCTACTCGACAAGAAGTGCACCGTACCGAAACCTTCTGCCGGTGACGACTTCCATGTTGGTGTTGCACCAGGAGTAGGTGTTGCTCCAGGAGTAGGTGTGGGTGCTGgcattccgggtttaggtgTTCCAGGTGCAGGGGTTCCAGGAGCTGTTAGTCCTGCTGCAGCTGTTTCCAGTAGAGGTTCTGATGGG ACCCCATTTTCGAAGCATTTACCTTCAAGGACCGACTTCTACGATAAATTCGAATTGCCCCCTAAGAACAAATGTAATTATGGAAACATTAAATCTGGAAATTGGGAAACTGAATTGAGgagtaaaataaaagtgtTCAACGGAATCCAAGCTTTGGAGAGTCTGATCGCGAATGCTTACTGTAGAGCATCTACAATGAAGAAACAGTCACCAACCCATGATAATACCCcttgttatttcttttatcacTGGGTGGGAAAAGAAATCCGCGGGAGTCTACAGGGGCATGCATTATCAAACGTTTTACAACAAATTTACGATACGCTAAGAAATGTTAACGGCGAGCACAAATGTGAAGTTAATTACAAAGATGTTGACAATGATGACAAAGACACTTTCAAccataggaaaaaagtattcgaAAATTACCACGATTTTAATACCGTAAAAGGGATGTTACATAAGGATGACCCCGGATGTGAACAGAAATTGCTAGTGTACCAGACCGAAGTTACTGAAGCATGTAAAGCTGTGAAGGATTATTGCTTACCAAGAGGGAAAGGTAGTGGCGGTCAATATTGTCAAGAGTTCGAAGGGAAATATAGGGAATTCTGTGAAGAGAAACTTTCAGAATTAAAATGTACGGCAGTATATAGCGAAAAATCAATAGCCCCTGCTATATCTGGTACAATTGCCACCACCACAGTAGGACTTGGCACTgttgcattctttttatataaggtaataataaCATCTAAAGAGTATAGGCAATATAActaa
- a CDS encoding SICA antigen, whose amino-acid sequence MKNIGEDAYEEKLLCAYEDDNEKQVLGENKEKELCKILIRMFNWINGLEQKWDDTLRWTWKPKEWKNENEKELQAYLRCLIGRVTMMRMLGKHCDLDKVAELVYGAAQGMRGMYGIDDASGICEEVDNESIGMGGRLIWKELDQWLNQYERKKDVGYREVKAGSSALHHIKQAGETNCPPGEKGKKKEDSSNTLEFLGINGVDKDPSIKEDTKTWEKKALEEAWKEAKRVNDADELMGKMKGLEEKLEEQYGESAKKAKIVQDAAQPQGRVDSIAGDDVVLPLPSPPNPGHPGTVSGGEAGGGKSISSEAPNQEGSSSSGGSRAPAPVKTPQQEDSGNASSKGKNIHSTESSCLKGDRIPSCDDNSMYVTRTDKDEEENNYIRGNNGPEVKDIVEKDEKKEKNSVAETTTVDRDTQTPSTGTDTQTPSISVDPSQDPSASSTQGSQGSSSNSQGGPGGGGLGPRDSNTTPSPTLSGTGKGGKAPSKAPRVVEGRKYFFLRKKRKRYRRTHQVSGPPLEEQVVDHVDNQDDDPHEYTLVKGRRQPRSVQTGRTKRPKKRPAHRRPGRRAVGHRMIIDIHLEILDECQKGDTKLFQEDFFEILVQEFMGCEFIKKEEVPKDDLPKEEVPSSDSGFREEDFLPQEDVA is encoded by the exons atgaaaaatatagGGGAGGATGCGTATGAAGAGAAGTTGTTGTGTGCATATGAGGATGATAATGAGAAGCAAGTACTAGGGGAgaataaggagaaggaattgTGCAAAATATTGATCAGAATGTTTAACTGGATAAATGGATTAGAGCAGAAATGGGATGATACCTTAAGATGGACTTGGAAACcgaaagaatggaaaaatgaaaatgagaAGGAGTTGCAAGCTTATCTTCGCTGTCTTATAGGAAGAGTAACTATGATGAGAATGTTAGGCAAACATTGCGACTTGGACAAAGTAGCAGAACTTGTTTATGGGGCAGCACAGGGTATGAGAGGAATGTACGGAATTGATGATGCGAGCGGAATATGTGAAGAAGTAGATAATGAAAGTATAGGAATGGGCGGAAGATTAATATGGAAGGAATTGGACCAATGGTTAAATCAATatgagaggaagaaggacgtTGGGTACCGGGAAGTGAAGGCAGGAAGTAGTGCACTACACCACATAAAGCAGGCAGGCGAAACAAATTGCCCaccaggggaaaaagggaagaaaaaggaagatagcTCAAATACATTAGAATTCTTAGGAATAAATGGTGTGGATAAGGACCCAAGCATAAAGGAAGATACTAAAACTTGGGAGAAGAAGGCTTTGGAGGAAGCATGGAAGGAAGCGAAGAGAGTGAACGACGCTGATGAACttatgggaaaaatgaagggcCTAGAGGAAAAATTGGAGGAGCAGTATGGGGAATCTGCAAAAAAAGCTAAGATAGTGCAGGACGCTGCACAACCACAGGGTAGGGTCGATAGTATTGCGGGGGATGATGTTGTTCTACCCTTACCATCACCCCCCAACCCTGGCCACCCCGGAACGGTTAGTGGAGGGGAGGCAGGAGGGGGGAAATCTATATCAAGTGAAGCACCAAATCAGGAGGGTTCATCCTCCAGCGGTGGCAGTAGGGCACCCGCTCCGGTGAAGACACCTCAGCAGGAAGATTCAGGTAATGCATCGAGCAAAGGTAAGAACATACATTCCACAGAATCATCATGCCTTAAAGGGGACAGGATTCCTTCCTGCGACGACAACAGTATGTACGTAACGCGCACTGATAAggacgaagaggaaaataattatattagGGGGAATAATG GTCCTGAAGTGAAAGATATTGTAGAGAAAgatgagaagaaagagaagaacagTGTTGCTGAGACTACTACGGTAGATAGGGACACCCAAACTCCAAGCACAGGAACAGACACCCAAACTCCATCCATATCTGTAGATCCATCTCAAGATCCAA GTGCAAGCAGTACTCAAGGTAGTCAAGGTAGCAGTAGTAATAGTCAAGGTGGTCCAGGTGGGGGTGGCCTAGGTCCACGGGACAGTAATACTACTCCGAGTCCAACTTTATCAGGAACTGGAAAGGGGGGTAAAGCTCCGTCAAAAGCACCCAGGGttgtagaaggaaggaag tattttttccttcgtaaaaaaagaaaacgttacagaagaacTCATCAAGTATCTGGTCCTCCTTTAGAAGAACAAGTCGTTGATCATGTGGACAACCAGGATGATgatccacatgaatataccttagtaaaaggacgcagacaaccaagatctgttcaaacaggaagaacgaagaggCCAAAAAAACGTCCTGCTCATCGCCGTCCTGGTCGTCGTGCTGTCGGTcaccgcatgattattgatattcatttagaaatcttagacgaatgtcaaaaaggggacaccAAACTGTTTCaagaagacttttttgaaattttggttcaagaatttatgggatgtgagttcataaaaaaggaagaagttcctaaggacgatcttcctaaggaagaggttccaagttcagattccgggtttagggaggaagactttcttcctcagGAAGATGTTGCTTAA
- a CDS encoding Variable surface protein Vir7-like, protein MTVAGEEHLKLLSAKKDLYEEIVKRGEVQSNCNSQTDRDHAKTEIGRYLNLNAHADKIVGAWCHIHGNNRITRSTDDRCYFFYYWLGDILSNHLKDSNSFKDVMGEIYKELLKPGLGTVCQLLCRDIDMENFKTKKIIYHYSKDRAFIEMYLESSSNSCKLEFSDHLKHIVSAYETVHGDCKDSMSSNCCKQFQDIYTKNENKATLELTCTVQPTPKKPSAGDDFDLGDAVVDGGNDDPPPPPKLKPNPNPNQAGSSGSFSDADLADGVSGGEGKGGSDGGGSHRKEGEESGSSSIVPAAVSGALAAVGLPALAFLFYKYKSHLFFLNKHNHSGNGGSRSKRFAIRREFNRFSNDDDYTENDSTTEYDSTNSSEYSIPYTTSSSR, encoded by the exons ATGACAGTGGCAGGG GAAGAACATTTAAAACTGTTATCTGCAAAGAAGGATTTATACGAAGAAATAgtgaaaaggggagaagtTCAAAGCAACTGTAATAGTCAGACGGATAGGGATCATGCTAAGACTGAAATAGGAAGGTACCTTAACCTCAATGCGCACGCAGATAAAATTGTAGGGGCATGGTGTCATATACATGGGAATAACCGAATCACGAGGTCAACGGATGACCgttgttatttcttttactaCTGGTTAGGTGATATCCTATCCAACCATTTGAAAGATTCTAACTCATTTAAAGACGTCATGGGAGAAATTTACAAGGAACTGCTGAAACCAGGTCTTGGAACTGTTTGCCAATTATTATGCCGGGATATTGACATGGAGAACTTcaaaacaaagaaaataatatatcATTATTCTAAAGACCGCGCATTTATTGAAATGTACTTAGAGAGCAGTAGCAATTCCTGTAAGTTAGAATTTTCAGATCATCTGAAGCACATTGTTTCAGCCTATGAGACTGTACATGGCGATTGTAAGGACAGTATGAGTAGTAATTGTTGTAAACAATTTCaggacatatatacaaagaacGAGAATAAAGCAACGTTAGAATTAACATGCACAGTGCAGCCTACTCCAAAAAAACCATCTGCTGGAGATGACTTCGACCTTGGCGACGCCGTCGTAGATG gtGGAAATGACgatccaccaccaccaccgaAACTTAAACCAAATCCGaatccaaatcaagctggAAGCAGCGGTTCCTTTTCGGATGCCGATTTAGCAgatggtgtctctggtggagaaggaaagggagggagtgatggtggtggtagtcacagaaaagaaggggaagagtcTGGTTCTAGCAGCATCgtccctgctgctgtgtcaggtgcattagctgcagtaggaCTTCCTGCCTtagcattccttttttacaagtacaaatcacacctcttcttccttaataaaCATAACcactctggaaatggaggaagcagAAGTAAAAGGTTCGCCATTAGGAGAGAATTCAACAGGTTCTCAAACGACGACGACTATACGGAGAACGACTCAACAACGGAATATGATTCAACTAATTCGTCAGAATATTCCATTCCATACACTACTTCATCATCCagatga
- a CDS encoding SICA antigen, with protein MGKLLLLKMTVSILPKVQRTVANLPPEQIDHAFLPYLPTIPTTIGIITMTYLLWKYFGLPGKRERYRRAHQVPAATPREQIINHVDDQDDGLHAYALVKKRRQPRSVPTGRTKRPKKQGVDRRRGVDRRVIIDIHLEVLDECQKGDVYSTKEDYFSILVQEFMGSELIKEENVPKEQVPSSDSGF; from the exons ATGGGCAAGCTACTGTTACTCAAGATGACAGTGTCGATTCTACCAAAAGTGCAAAGGACAGTGGCCAACCTGCCTCCGGAGCAG ATTGACCAcgccttccttccttaccttcctacAATTCCTACCACCATTGGAATCATCACCATGACCTACCTactctggaag tattttggCCTACCTGGCAAAAGagaacgttacagaagagctcatcaagtacCTGCTGCGACACCAagggaacaaattattaatcatgtggacgaccaaGATGATGGTCTACATGCATATGCCttagtaaaaaaacgcagacaaccaagatctgttccaacaggaagaacgaagaggccaaaaaaacagggcgttGATCGTCGCCGTGGTGTCGATCGCCGcgtgattattgatattcatttagaagtcttagacgaatgtcaaaaaggggatgtgtattcgacgaaggaggaTTATTTTAGCATTCTTGTTCAAGAGTTTATGGGATCGgaattaataaaagaagaaaatgttcctaaggaacaggttccaagttcagattccgggttttag